The Corallococcus caeni genome includes a region encoding these proteins:
- a CDS encoding response regulator, with protein MQIRILVVDDEQDNCDYLKLVLTREGYEVVTTTDPTQTVDILRGSDFHLVILDMMMPQMSGTEVLELIRKYDTDIAVIVATAYPTVDTAVASLKAQASDYVKKPMEPEQFTAAVRNALQKKGLSQDPEADLHRAIGRTIRDARKTQELTLKQLARRTGLSVSLLSQIERAESSASISSLYKIASALQLRMGELFGDT; from the coding sequence GTGCAGATTCGCATCCTGGTAGTTGATGACGAGCAGGACAACTGCGACTACCTCAAGCTGGTGCTGACCCGTGAAGGCTACGAGGTCGTCACCACCACGGACCCCACGCAGACGGTGGACATCCTCCGGGGCTCCGACTTCCACCTCGTCATCCTCGACATGATGATGCCGCAGATGTCTGGCACCGAAGTGCTGGAGCTGATCCGCAAGTACGACACGGACATCGCGGTCATCGTCGCCACGGCCTACCCCACCGTGGACACGGCCGTCGCGTCGCTCAAGGCGCAGGCGTCCGACTACGTGAAGAAGCCCATGGAGCCGGAGCAGTTCACGGCCGCCGTGCGCAACGCGCTGCAGAAGAAGGGCCTGTCCCAGGACCCGGAAGCAGACCTGCACCGCGCTATCGGCCGCACCATCCGCGACGCGCGCAAGACGCAGGAGCTCACGCTCAAGCAGCTGGCCCGCCGCACGGGCCTGTCCGTGTCCCTGCTGTCCCAGATTGAACGCGCGGAGTCCTCGGCGTCCATCTCGTCCCTCTACAAGATCGCCTCCGCGCTCCAGCTGCGGATGGGCGAGCTGTTCGGCGACACCTAG
- a CDS encoding acetyl-CoA carboxylase biotin carboxyl carrier protein subunit — protein sequence MADVAAHITGTVWKIEVKVGDTVESGTTLVILESMKMEMPVEAEEGGTVKEIRCKEAQAVNEGDVLVVLG from the coding sequence ATGGCGGACGTTGCGGCGCACATCACGGGCACGGTGTGGAAGATTGAAGTGAAGGTGGGCGACACGGTGGAGTCCGGCACCACGCTGGTCATCCTCGAGTCCATGAAGATGGAGATGCCCGTGGAGGCCGAGGAGGGCGGCACGGTGAAGGAGATCCGCTGCAAGGAAGCGCAGGCGGTCAACGAGGGCGACGTCCTCGTGGTGCTCGGGTAG
- a CDS encoding acetyl-CoA carboxylase biotin carboxylase subunit encodes MFQKLLIANRGEIARRIGAVARGMGVKTVAVYSDADVNLPFVKEADEAVRIGPAPAKDSYLSIPAILEAAKKTGAQAVHPGYGFLSENGEFAQACADAGLVFVGPPPEAMARMKDKSQARKLVSAAGVPVVPGSDGVLPDVQSALEAAERIGYPVLCKAASGGGGIGMAAAKDPAELEKVYRQCTDRAKAAFGREGVYLERYFPAPRHIEVQILGDTHGHLIHGLERECSIQRRHQKVVEEAPSVLFANGRNAALADTLFTAAVTAAKTFGYANAGTVEFLYSDGQVYFIEMNARLQVEHPVTELTTGLDLIGWQLRIASGEKLTVKQEDVKRKGAALEFRIYAEDPVKYFPSPGPLKVFQPPTGEGVRLDSGYAEGDVVTPNYDPMIAKLIISGATRDEAIARAVKALESFRIEGIKTNIPLHLRILKDPAFSAGELDTHFLDSHAKP; translated from the coding sequence ATGTTCCAGAAGCTGCTCATCGCCAACCGGGGTGAAATCGCGCGTCGCATCGGGGCCGTGGCCCGGGGCATGGGCGTGAAGACGGTGGCGGTGTACTCGGACGCGGACGTGAACCTCCCCTTCGTGAAGGAGGCGGACGAGGCCGTGCGCATCGGCCCCGCGCCCGCGAAGGACAGCTACCTGAGCATCCCCGCCATCCTGGAGGCGGCGAAGAAGACGGGCGCGCAGGCGGTGCACCCCGGGTACGGCTTCCTGTCGGAGAACGGCGAGTTCGCGCAGGCGTGCGCGGACGCGGGCCTGGTCTTCGTGGGCCCGCCGCCGGAGGCCATGGCCCGGATGAAGGACAAGAGCCAGGCGCGCAAGCTGGTGTCCGCCGCGGGCGTGCCGGTGGTGCCGGGCAGCGACGGCGTCCTGCCGGACGTGCAGAGCGCCCTGGAGGCCGCGGAGCGCATCGGCTACCCGGTGCTGTGCAAGGCCGCCAGCGGCGGTGGCGGCATCGGCATGGCGGCGGCGAAGGACCCCGCGGAGCTGGAGAAGGTCTACCGCCAGTGCACGGACCGGGCGAAGGCCGCCTTCGGCCGCGAGGGCGTGTACCTGGAGCGCTACTTCCCGGCGCCCCGCCACATCGAAGTGCAGATTTTGGGCGACACCCACGGCCACCTCATCCACGGCCTGGAGCGCGAGTGCTCCATCCAGCGCCGGCACCAGAAGGTGGTGGAGGAGGCCCCGTCGGTGCTGTTCGCCAATGGACGCAACGCGGCGCTGGCGGACACGCTCTTCACGGCGGCCGTCACGGCGGCGAAGACGTTCGGCTACGCGAACGCGGGCACGGTGGAGTTCCTGTACTCGGACGGGCAGGTGTACTTCATCGAGATGAATGCCCGGCTCCAGGTGGAGCACCCGGTGACGGAGCTGACCACGGGGCTGGACCTCATCGGCTGGCAGCTGCGCATCGCCTCCGGTGAGAAGCTGACGGTGAAGCAGGAGGACGTGAAGCGCAAAGGCGCGGCGCTGGAGTTCCGCATCTACGCGGAGGACCCGGTGAAGTACTTCCCGTCCCCCGGCCCGCTGAAGGTCTTCCAGCCGCCCACGGGCGAGGGCGTGCGCCTGGACTCTGGCTACGCGGAAGGGGACGTGGTGACGCCGAACTACGACCCCATGATTGCGAAGCTCATCATCAGCGGCGCCACGCGCGACGAGGCCATTGCCCGCGCGGTGAAGGCGCTGGAGTCCTTCCGCATCGAAGGCATCAAGACGAACATCCCGCTCCACCTGCGCATCCTGAAGGACCCTGCCTTCAGCGCCGGTGAGCTGGACACGCACTTCCTGGATTCTCACGCGAAGCCTTAA
- a CDS encoding rhomboid family intramembrane serine protease: MSIGRLAGKGGERRLPGLTIALIAAQAILYATLASGGPPGVDALLRWGAKSGPLVTDAGQGWRLLSANLLHRDALHLGLNLLVFAGVGTAVERACRWWDYVALLVVSGLATMTGSLWWSPAVSVGASGWVFGCVGALLVLGRRARNGPGARFRWFSGENALPTVLVFLWLGWTSVGVDNAGHLGGLMAGLLMGVLPRSRAWGPGLSRAVSLVGLAVLGAAVVVTERSGWRVERDDGFGVAVALPDGWRREEDGQGRRAFSNGLTGLGRATLTAEAIEAGEPGDGSAQARHFLDESLVPGRAGPEGRTVSVGAVEPASLGGRPAQRIRAELDGAGRRTHLVAWFVPRGEWVYRLVFTWPQAYPAYARVVERMTADVRFEEPASLRIARARALLVPGVAGPLRELGHSLRRWGLAADAVEPLASAVRLAPTQVDTRVELARAYFESGQVEEGCHAAAEARVYGPSDTGALEAGVRCALARGDTAGALLRLEEARRVDPRDARLRAAEGALKAALEPSGP, encoded by the coding sequence TTGTCCATCGGTCGATTGGCCGGAAAGGGTGGGGAGCGCAGGCTACCGGGGCTCACGATAGCGCTGATCGCGGCGCAGGCCATTCTGTACGCAACGCTGGCGTCCGGCGGGCCGCCCGGGGTGGACGCGCTGCTCCGCTGGGGAGCCAAGTCGGGCCCCCTGGTGACGGACGCGGGGCAGGGCTGGCGCCTGCTGTCCGCCAACCTCCTGCACCGGGACGCGCTGCACCTGGGCCTCAACCTGCTGGTGTTCGCGGGGGTGGGCACGGCGGTGGAGCGGGCGTGCCGGTGGTGGGACTACGTCGCACTGCTGGTCGTGTCGGGGCTGGCGACGATGACGGGCTCGCTCTGGTGGTCGCCTGCGGTGAGCGTGGGCGCGTCCGGGTGGGTGTTCGGCTGCGTGGGGGCGCTGCTGGTGCTGGGGCGGCGCGCCCGGAACGGCCCGGGGGCGCGCTTCCGGTGGTTCTCCGGGGAGAACGCGCTGCCCACGGTGCTCGTCTTCCTGTGGCTCGGGTGGACGAGCGTGGGCGTGGACAACGCCGGGCACCTGGGGGGGCTGATGGCGGGGCTGCTCATGGGGGTCCTCCCGCGGTCGCGGGCGTGGGGGCCGGGGCTGTCGCGGGCGGTGTCGCTGGTGGGGCTCGCGGTGCTGGGCGCGGCGGTGGTGGTGACGGAGCGGTCGGGGTGGCGGGTGGAGCGCGACGACGGCTTCGGGGTGGCGGTGGCGCTGCCGGACGGGTGGCGCCGCGAGGAGGATGGCCAGGGCCGGCGTGCCTTCTCCAACGGCCTGACGGGCCTGGGGCGGGCCACGCTCACGGCGGAGGCCATCGAGGCGGGTGAGCCGGGGGACGGCTCCGCGCAGGCCCGGCACTTCCTGGACGAATCGCTGGTGCCCGGCAGGGCGGGGCCCGAGGGGCGCACGGTGTCGGTGGGCGCCGTGGAGCCCGCGTCGCTGGGCGGACGGCCCGCGCAGCGGATCCGCGCGGAGCTGGACGGGGCGGGCCGGCGGACGCACCTGGTGGCGTGGTTCGTGCCACGCGGGGAGTGGGTGTACCGGCTCGTCTTCACCTGGCCGCAGGCCTATCCGGCCTATGCGCGGGTGGTGGAGCGGATGACGGCGGACGTGCGCTTCGAGGAGCCCGCGAGCCTGCGGATCGCCCGCGCCCGGGCGCTGCTGGTGCCAGGGGTCGCGGGGCCGCTGCGCGAGCTGGGGCATTCGCTGCGCAGGTGGGGGCTGGCGGCGGACGCGGTGGAGCCCCTGGCGTCGGCGGTGCGGCTGGCGCCGACGCAGGTGGACACCCGCGTGGAGCTGGCCCGCGCGTACTTCGAGTCCGGGCAGGTGGAGGAGGGCTGTCACGCGGCGGCGGAGGCGCGGGTGTACGGGCCGTCCGACACGGGCGCGCTGGAGGCGGGCGTGCGCTGCGCGCTGGCGCGGGGGGACACCGCCGGGGCCCTGCTGCGGCTGGAGGAGGCCCGCCGCGTGGACCCACGGGATGCGCGGCTGCGCGCGGCCGAGGGCGCCTTGAAGGCCGCGCTCGAACCGTCGGGGCCATAG
- a CDS encoding enoyl-CoA hydratase/isomerase family protein codes for MEPTLEVEDREGGVRVLTVSNPSRRNALNDALLARLDAALEPAGHVRALLVRGQGGHFCAGYDLTHLGPPGADGRLPDDPLVACLLKLERHPAPSVALVQGGAVGAGFDLAASCDFRVGAGDAFFLMPPARLGIVYSPEGLARAVRLVGLSRAKQLFLTARRLPAAEALAWGLLDECPEDAEARALALCATLAAGAPKAVSGMKEAFGLLARSGLSPEDVAHLRQVRGEAFGSEDAKEGRAAFLEKRAPRFNGR; via the coding sequence ATGGAGCCCACGCTGGAGGTGGAGGATCGCGAGGGCGGTGTCCGGGTGCTCACCGTCTCCAACCCGTCGCGGCGCAACGCGCTGAATGACGCGTTGCTGGCCCGGCTGGACGCGGCGCTGGAGCCCGCCGGCCACGTGCGCGCGCTGCTGGTGCGCGGCCAGGGCGGGCACTTCTGCGCGGGCTATGATTTGACGCACCTGGGGCCCCCGGGCGCGGACGGGCGGCTGCCGGATGACCCGCTGGTGGCGTGCCTGCTGAAGCTGGAGCGGCACCCTGCGCCGTCGGTGGCGCTGGTGCAGGGCGGCGCGGTGGGCGCGGGCTTCGACCTGGCGGCCTCGTGCGACTTCCGCGTGGGCGCGGGCGACGCGTTCTTCCTCATGCCTCCGGCCCGGCTGGGCATCGTGTACTCGCCGGAGGGGCTGGCGCGGGCGGTGCGGCTCGTCGGGCTTTCGCGCGCCAAGCAGCTGTTCCTCACCGCGCGGCGGCTGCCGGCGGCGGAGGCGCTCGCGTGGGGGCTCTTGGACGAGTGCCCCGAGGACGCGGAAGCGCGCGCGCTGGCGCTGTGCGCGACGCTGGCCGCGGGGGCGCCGAAGGCGGTGTCGGGGATGAAGGAGGCGTTCGGGCTGCTGGCGCGCTCCGGGTTGTCCCCGGAGGACGTCGCGCACCTGCGTCAGGTGCGCGGCGAGGCCTTTGGCAGCGAGGACGCGAAGGAGGGGCGCGCGGCCTTCCTGGAGAAGCGCGCGCCCCGGTTCAACGGCCGCTAG
- the ftsZ gene encoding cell division protein FtsZ, with protein MDQFEQNKQAAKIRVVGAGGAGCNAVNTMILSKLDRVDFIAANTDVQALAASKAPTRLQLGQALTKGLGAGANPEMGREAALESRDQIAAVLEGADMVFVTAGMGGGTGTGAAPIIADIAKSLGCLTVGVVTKPFLFEGNKRRKQAEQGIVELKAAVDTLITIPNQRLLSLSNEPMPLLETFKRADEVLLNAVQGISDLIQYHGYINVDFADVKTIMSDKGLALMGTGHACGDRRAITAMQQAISSPLLEDVSIDGATGLLINITGGRDMTLQEVNEALTLVHDAADGEAEIIFGSLIDEQIQDEVKITIIATGFVHRDAPKARPMAQVVQVPLVGRPSTPPLALSSPREEVASLVPAKSTPRPTMSTVETPKSSMQSARTAVVKDAALPLDEDQFDIPTFLRRQGQTELP; from the coding sequence ATGGACCAGTTCGAGCAGAACAAGCAGGCCGCGAAGATTCGTGTCGTGGGCGCGGGCGGGGCGGGCTGCAACGCGGTCAACACGATGATTCTGTCGAAGCTCGACCGCGTCGACTTCATCGCCGCCAACACCGATGTCCAGGCGCTCGCCGCGAGCAAGGCGCCCACCCGGCTGCAGCTGGGCCAGGCGCTCACCAAGGGCCTGGGCGCGGGCGCCAACCCGGAGATGGGCCGCGAGGCCGCCCTGGAGTCGCGCGATCAGATCGCCGCGGTGCTGGAAGGCGCCGACATGGTCTTCGTCACCGCGGGCATGGGCGGTGGCACCGGCACGGGCGCCGCGCCCATCATCGCGGACATCGCCAAGAGCCTGGGCTGCCTCACGGTGGGCGTCGTCACCAAGCCGTTCCTCTTCGAAGGCAACAAGCGCCGCAAGCAGGCCGAGCAGGGCATCGTGGAGCTCAAGGCCGCGGTGGACACGCTCATCACCATCCCCAACCAGCGCCTGCTGTCGCTCTCCAACGAGCCCATGCCGCTCTTGGAGACCTTCAAGCGCGCGGATGAAGTCCTGCTCAACGCCGTGCAGGGCATCAGCGACCTCATCCAGTACCACGGCTACATCAACGTGGACTTCGCGGACGTGAAGACCATCATGAGCGACAAGGGCCTGGCGCTCATGGGCACGGGCCACGCCTGCGGCGACCGCCGCGCCATCACCGCCATGCAGCAGGCCATCTCCAGCCCGCTGCTGGAGGACGTCTCCATCGACGGCGCCACGGGCCTGCTCATCAACATCACCGGCGGCCGCGACATGACCCTGCAGGAGGTCAACGAGGCGCTGACGCTGGTGCACGACGCGGCGGACGGCGAGGCGGAGATCATCTTCGGGTCGCTCATCGACGAGCAGATCCAGGACGAGGTGAAGATCACCATCATCGCCACGGGCTTCGTGCACCGGGACGCGCCCAAGGCGCGCCCCATGGCGCAGGTGGTCCAGGTGCCGCTGGTGGGCCGTCCCTCCACGCCGCCCCTGGCCCTGTCCTCGCCGCGCGAGGAGGTGGCCAGCCTGGTGCCCGCGAAGAGCACGCCGCGTCCGACCATGTCCACCGTGGAGACGCCCAAGTCGTCCATGCAGAGCGCGCGCACGGCCGTGGTGAAGGACGCGGCGCTGCCCCTGGACGAGGATCAGTTCGACATCCCCACGTTCCTGCGCCGCCAGGGCCAGACGGAGCTGCCGTAA
- a CDS encoding FHA domain-containing protein, with the protein MLKLIIEDDEGRKTVVPFVRDEITIGRQEGNTIRLTERNVSRRHARLVRLNGHVVLEDLGSYNGTRINGERVAGQLPLKEGDLIQIGDYDLALQVEGAANAAAPTGAITAKVPASRRPEPEEEDDRGGPAPRDTMVDGEDEAEDPDEEDGDEPGHTPVSAEARRNATSIIRMDQMEADRPRRVERVPEDEQPRLLVLAPAEFKGQEYDCNRTELRIGRTSENDVALDHRSLSRTHAKIVREETGEWRVIDMQSANGLTVNGESYAQATLAHGDVIEMGHVKLRFVGPGSLADDIAAQERGGSKKMWVAAVIAFLSIGAGAALFVVKGQDLLPKPPDAPPPVVAADPQPPTETPPTTKPPETVAANPPATPEKAPEPPAVDTKVLEDDFNTALAAAEFDKARTALTSLQQAKGYPASKTTSLQKRLDSEDKARQQLDTAEAALQNTQATEAATALKGFSSKIDSFNSRYETLKKQVDEAQRAAAVEAPGKTVQAKSEYMKGKTAADVERDKVEIQKEVNRLNKESATRGALEIAEDCARIAPKVPECHLMLGVLYAKLGDTAKSEQHYEKFLTLCPPDHKHRARVVEILSNRSTKGDGTAAVPQAPNPPASSNGE; encoded by the coding sequence GTGCTGAAGCTCATCATCGAAGACGACGAGGGGCGCAAGACCGTTGTTCCCTTCGTGCGCGACGAAATCACCATTGGCCGTCAGGAGGGCAACACGATCCGCCTGACCGAGCGGAACGTGTCACGTCGACACGCCCGGCTGGTGCGCCTCAATGGACACGTCGTGCTCGAAGACCTGGGGAGCTACAACGGCACCCGGATCAACGGTGAACGCGTCGCAGGCCAGCTCCCTCTCAAGGAGGGCGACCTCATCCAGATCGGCGACTACGATCTGGCCTTGCAGGTCGAGGGCGCGGCCAACGCGGCCGCCCCCACTGGCGCCATCACCGCCAAGGTGCCCGCCTCCCGCCGGCCAGAGCCGGAGGAGGAGGACGACCGCGGCGGCCCCGCCCCCCGCGACACCATGGTGGACGGCGAGGACGAGGCGGAGGACCCCGACGAGGAGGACGGCGACGAGCCGGGCCACACGCCGGTGTCCGCGGAGGCGCGCCGCAACGCCACGTCCATCATCCGCATGGACCAGATGGAGGCGGACCGGCCCCGGCGCGTGGAGCGCGTGCCGGAGGACGAGCAGCCCCGGCTGCTGGTGCTCGCCCCCGCCGAGTTCAAGGGCCAGGAGTACGACTGCAACCGCACGGAGCTGCGGATCGGCCGCACGTCGGAGAACGACGTGGCGCTGGACCACCGCTCGCTGTCCCGCACGCACGCGAAGATCGTGCGCGAGGAGACCGGCGAGTGGCGCGTCATCGACATGCAGTCGGCCAACGGGCTGACGGTCAACGGTGAGAGCTACGCCCAGGCGACGCTCGCCCACGGCGACGTCATCGAGATGGGCCACGTGAAGCTGCGCTTCGTGGGGCCGGGCTCGCTGGCGGACGACATCGCCGCGCAGGAGCGCGGCGGGTCCAAGAAGATGTGGGTGGCAGCGGTCATCGCGTTCCTGTCCATCGGCGCGGGCGCGGCGCTCTTCGTGGTGAAGGGCCAGGACCTGCTGCCCAAGCCGCCGGACGCACCTCCGCCCGTGGTGGCCGCGGATCCGCAGCCGCCCACGGAGACGCCGCCCACGACAAAGCCTCCGGAGACCGTGGCCGCGAATCCGCCCGCGACGCCGGAGAAGGCACCGGAGCCTCCCGCCGTCGACACGAAGGTGCTGGAAGACGACTTCAACACCGCGCTCGCGGCCGCGGAGTTCGACAAGGCCCGCACGGCGCTGACCTCGCTGCAGCAGGCGAAGGGCTACCCGGCCAGCAAGACGACGAGTCTCCAGAAGCGGCTGGACTCCGAGGACAAGGCCAGGCAGCAACTCGACACGGCAGAGGCGGCGCTCCAGAACACCCAGGCCACCGAGGCAGCCACCGCCCTCAAGGGCTTCTCTTCGAAGATCGACTCCTTCAACAGCCGCTACGAGACGCTGAAGAAGCAGGTCGACGAGGCCCAGCGCGCGGCGGCAGTGGAAGCGCCGGGCAAGACGGTCCAGGCCAAGTCCGAGTACATGAAGGGCAAGACGGCCGCCGACGTCGAGCGGGACAAGGTCGAGATCCAGAAAGAGGTAAACCGCCTCAACAAGGAATCCGCCACGCGCGGCGCGCTGGAAATCGCCGAGGACTGCGCGCGGATCGCTCCGAAGGTCCCCGAATGTCACCTGATGCTGGGAGTGCTCTACGCGAAGCTCGGTGACACGGCCAAGAGTGAGCAGCACTACGAGAAGTTCCTCACGCTCTGCCCGCCGGATCATAAGCACCGGGCCCGCGTGGTGGAGATCTTGAGCAACCGCAGCACGAAGGGTGATGGCACCGCGGCGGTGCCGCAAGCGCCCAATCCCCCCGCCTCGAGCAATGGCGAGTAG